The genome window GATCGGGGGACAGTGAAAATCCAGGAGGAAAAGCTTGAGTTTCGAGTGATTTCGAGAAAAAGGGGCCAAGATCCACCACGAGGTGACCCACCACAAAGGGAAGAGATTGCTTCTTGgcggaaaaaggaaaattttttaatccTTCTCGCCAAATACATTCCTTAACCAATCTCTCTTCCCTCCTAAAGGTATTGTACGCCTTCCCGGCCCTATAGATAGTGAGAATCTCTGTGCTAATGCTCTGCCACTGTTTTATTTGAAGGTAACTGCACCAGGGAAATATATTCTTATTGGGAGTTTGCTGATTCTAATAGAGCTTTCACATATTTTTCCCAAAGGTTTGCAACATATTTTTAATCCTTCTCGCCAAATACATTCCTTAACCAATCTCTCTTCCCTCCTAAAGGTATTGTACGCCTTCCCGGCCCTATAGATAGTGAGAATCTCTGTGCTAATGCTCTGCCACTGTTTTATTTGAAGGTAACTGCACCAGGGAAATATATTCTTATTGGGAGTTTGCTGATTCTAATAGAGCTTTCACATATTTTTCCCAAAGGTTTGCAACATATTTTTGGCCGCATCGAGCCTCCTGAGGAGGTAGAGGCTACCTGTGGGCTACCCTAACCATTTACCTGCGCCAAGCAGAGGATTCTCCAACTTTCTACGGGCATAAAGCATCTAGAATGGCTACCAAGCAGTTAAGGGGTGGAATTGTCGCATCCGTGAAGAGGACTGATGCCTACATAAGTGCTCTGGGTGAAGCTGATATCCCATTCATGAGAAGGGACACTATCATTTCCCAAAGGGATCTTGTGTTATCCTTGAAAGCGCAGTTTATCAGTATTCAGGACCAGATCATCAGCTCGGCAACTGATCAGAGAGTCAAGGAATCCGAAGAGATCACGAAGGACACCTTCGTGGCCGATGTTGATGAGTTGCTGAATCGTATTGGAGCAATATTGGCTCATTTCCCTCCGGAAGCTCCTCAGCTACCCAATACAGGGGATTTCTGCACAATCATGAGGGAACTCATGCACCAGAATCGTGAGCAAATGAAAGAGCTTTTCAAGTCTTTTTCCCCCACCCCAAATGCTAATAAAGTTTTCCCTGTGAAATCAAGTAATAAGCTCCCTGAGATAAAATTGCCTACATTTAATGGGGATTTCGCAGAATGGATTTCGTTTAGGGACAAATTTCGGTCTTCTATCTCAAACCATCCCAATCTCTCCAACGCACAAAAGCTCGACTATCTCAATTCAGCCTTGTCTGGGGACGCAGCTTCTACAATTAAAAACCTACCTGTCACAGATGATAATTTTGAGGTAGCCTGGGAGATGCTTGTCGATCGGTTCGAGAAAAAGAATAAGATTCTTGCCGCACACATACGCAATTTCTTTAACATGCCCTCTGTCTCTCCCAATGACCTTAAAgccataaataaaatttataatattctcTCTGAGTCCACCTTAGCTTTGGATGCCATCAAAGTGACAAGTCGTGATCCTTGGCTTATCCAATTTATATTggacaaacttgactcagagtCTAGGGTCCTATGGGGCAGAGAATGTGGCGATGAAGTCCCTACCTTGGACAAATTTCGTAAATTTCTGAACCAACGCTGCGAAGATGCCTCTAATGCCTCCACTCCACAATTTAAATCCACGTCAAATAATCGTCCTCAATATTCCAAGACCTCTCAGTCTTCCTCTAAGAAACAAGTGAATGCCTTTCACAACTCAACCACAGCACAGGAGTGCAAGTGCTGTAACGAGGGTTCCCATCCAATCTATAGATGCTCTCGTTTCCTAGCCCAATCACCATCTGAGAGGTATGAATATGTAAAAAGGTTCAATTTGTGTCGTAACTGTCTGGCCTCTCACCACACCACTTCTTGCACCTTCCATAACTGTAAGAAGTGCCAGGCGCGACACAATGTTCTGCTCCATGAGAGGTTTGTTGGCGAGGCACCTGCCAATCCTACGGCTCCTTCTCCTCGGCCATCGAATACTTCTCCTGCCAATAATTCTCGGCCTGTTTCTGATACACCAGCCAATCCTACACCTGGACCTTCTTCGGTCAGTCTCTCTGCTACAACTCTACCTGCTGATCGCATTCCTTCTGCCTGTCCAAAGGTCTTTCTTGCGACAGCACAGGTGGACATCCTTACCGTTGATCACCAGAGGATTCCTTGTCGGGTCATGTTAGACAGTGGAGCTCAAGTCTGTATCATGACCACAAGGCTTTATCAGAAACTGAGACTTCCTAAATCCCGTTCGGACATCTCCATCCTGGGCGTTGGTAGTCAGGCGAATCCTGTGAAGCATAAAGTCACTGCCACTATCTTCTCTCAGAAGAATGGCCAATCTTTCACTTTTGACTGCTACGTCCTCCCGAAGATTTCGGGCAATATTCCGAACTGGGCCATTGACTCTAGTGTCATCCAATTACTTCCTGACGTCGATCTTGCTGACCCACAATGGAATGTCCAACGCCCAGTCGACTTGTTGATATGCGGTGATGCCTATTGGGGAAGCCTATTGTCAGAGAGGATCAACCTTGGAGTGGGATTGCCCCATCTCCAGCAAACCATCTTTGGATATGTGGTGGTTGGTGAGCACCGTCCTCCTCCTTCTGTTCACCATGTCCTCCATGTTGAAGCTGTTCCCGCCTTAGATGAAGCACTCCGCAGATTCTGGGAAATAGAGGATCTGCCTGGTGATCCATCCGTTACTGAACAGCAATTAGAAGCTGAAGCTCATTTTACGAGCACCTACAAGAGGAATTCCGAAGGAAGATTTGTGGTCAAACTTCCCTTCCGAGAAGGACCTGAACTTCTTGGACATTCACGTCCTCAAGCAGTTTCTCAACTTCTTGCTCTCGAGCGGCAGTTTGAGAAGAAACCACAACTCAAGGCTCTCTATTCGGACGTCATGAAAGATTATATGGAGAGAGGTTGGCTTGAGTTGGTCCCACCTGAAGAATTCAAGTCTCCGGCATACTACATGCCTCATCACGGAGTCTTGAAGGAATCCAGCACTACCACAAAACTTAGAGTGGTGTATAACGCAAGTGCGAAAACTTCTTCGGGACATAGCCTGAATGATCTCCTGCTGATTGGGCCTTCCGTACAACCGGACATAGCGATCATTCTCCTCCAGTTTCGCCTCGCTCCTTTTGCGATGACGGCGGACATCTCGAAGATGTACTTACAAGTGTTGTTGGATCCCTCCGATTCTAATTTCCAAAGGTTGGTCTACAGAGATTCCCCTCAGGAGCCTATCCGAGACTATCGGATCCCTCGGGTCTGTTTTGGTGTCGCATCGTCACCATTCCTAGCCACCCGAGCTCTCATCCAATTGGCTCAAGATTACGAAAAGGAATTTCCACTTGCCTCTTCTGCTCTGCGATCGAATTTCTACGTAGATGACTGTGTTGTCTCCGCTTCAACACTCGCAGATGCACAAGAAATCCAAAGACAACTGAAGGAAGTTCTTCGTCGTGGTGGCTTCTTGCTTACCAAGTGGTCCAGCAATCACCCCAGTCTTTGTCCATTACCGGATCAGAATCCTGCATCCGGGGAGGTTACTGTTGAGAGTCCAATCACAAGTGCTCTTGGTCTGTCTTGGGACTCCTCAACCGATGAGTTCAAAACCCATGCTCCTGTAGATGTGTCAAAAGAAGTCAGGACGAAAAGACACATCTCATCTTGCATTGCTAGATTTTACGACCCATTAGGTCTTTGGGGGCCAGTGATcattgagggtaaaatcatGCTCCAGGATCTGCATGAGCTCAAGAAAGGTTGGGACGTGTTGGTGCCTCCAGAGTACCGTAAAAGATGGAAGGACTTTGTTCTTCGTCTCCAAACTATCAAAGATGTCAGCATTCCGCGCTGGATTTCTTGCTTCCAATCTCCAGATCGTGTTGAGCTTCACACTTTCTGCGATGCCAGTACACGGGTCTATGGAGTTGCAGTGTACATTGTGACTGGCTCCGGAGATGAATCCTGTGCGAGATTGTTGCTTGCCAAGTCCCGAGTAGCTCCATTGAGCCAACTCACTATACCGAAGTTAGAGTTGTGTGGTGCTACCTTAGCAGCTGAAACCATTGCCAAGTTCACTGATGCTGTTGGACCAGATGCAATCCATTTCTGGACTGACTCCACGATTGTCCTGCACTGGATCCACAGCCCTCCACAATCCTACAAGGTATTTGTAGCCCATCGTGTTCAGCGTATCCGGAAACATTCTTCACCTGATCAGTGGCGCCACGTAGTGTCTGAAGAAAATCCTGCAGACATAATTTCTCGTGGTGTCTCTCCTTCACAGCTCATGGACAATAGTTTATGGTTTGAGGGTCCTGAATGGATTAGATGTCCAGAGAGATCATGGCCACCACCCTTCAATCCCACTGCCTGTCCTGAGGCCAATTGTTTTCTGATCAAGGCGAAGGAGTTTGTCTTTGGAGATCTACTTCGAATGTTCTCATCTATTCTCAAAGTCCAACGGATCGTTGCATACTGCCTGAGATTTACCTATAAAGGTCCTCGTCCGCTTCCCAAGACCAATTTAGCCATTACAGCTGACGAGATGGAGAGAGCACTCCTTTTCCTCATTAAGATGGACCAACAAAGCTCTCTTCCGGAGGTTTGTGCTCAGCTGGAAAGGAGTGAGGCGCTCTCACGTGAGTGGAAGTCGCTTCAGAGTCTTGCTCTATTCTTGGATAGAGATGGCATTATCAGAGTTGGTGGAAGACTCAAGAATGCGGATGAGCCCTTCTCGACCAGACACCCAGTATTGCTCCCAAGATCCCTACTCACTTATAGAATCGTGCGTCATGAGCATTCCAAACAGTTGCACGCTCCTCCTACACTCTTATTGGCTTCCGTTCGCCAGAAGTTCTGGCCAATAGCTGGTCGAAATCTTGCCAAGAGAGTTGTGCACGATTGCCTGAAGTGCTACCTGAAGAAGCCCAAACCTTTGGACCAATTAATGGGTGATCTACCCGACCATAGGGTAAATTTGTATCGGCCCTTCCAAGCAACTGGTGTAGACTTCGCCGGCCCGCTCAACATGATCTCTTCCGCGACCCGGGGAGCACGGTCCCGGAAATCTGGAACCCAGAAAGTCTACATTGCCATCTT of Phlebotomus papatasi isolate M1 unplaced genomic scaffold, Ppap_2.1 HiC_scaffold_360, whole genome shotgun sequence contains these proteins:
- the LOC129809156 gene encoding uncharacterized protein LOC129809156, which produces MATKQLRGGIVASVKRTDAYISALGEADIPFMRRDTIISQRDLVLSLKAQFISIQDQIISSATDQRVKESEEITKDTFVADVDELLNRIGAILAHFPPEAPQLPNTGDFCTIMRELMHQNREQMKELFKSFSPTPNANKVFPVKSSNKLPEIKLPTFNGDFAEWISFRDKFRSSISNHPNLSNAQKLDYLNSALSGDAASTIKNLPVTDDNFEVAWEMLVDRFEKKNKILAAHIRNFFNMPSVSPNDLKAINKIYNILSESTLALDAIKVTSRDPWLIQFILDKLDSESRVLWGRECGDEVPTLDKFRKFLNQRCEDASNASTPQFKSTSNNRPQYSKTSQSSSKKQVNAFHNSTTAQECKCCNEGSHPIYRCSRFLAQSPSERYEYVKRFNLCRNCLASHHTTSCTFHNCKKCQARHNVLLHERFVGEAPANPTAPSPRPSNTSPANNSRPVSDTPANPTPGPSSVSLSATTLPADRIPSACPKVFLATAQVDILTVDHQRIPCRVMLDSGAQVCIMTTRLYQKLRLPKSRSDISILGVGSQANPVKHKVTATIFSQKNGQSFTFDCYVLPKISGNIPNWAIDSSVIQLLPDVDLADPQWNVQRPVDLLICGDAYWGSLLSERINLGVGLPHLQQTIFGYVVVGEHRPPPSVHHVLHVEAVPALDEALRRFWEIEDLPGDPSVTEQQLEAEAHFTSTYKRNSEGRFVVKLPFREGPELLGHSRPQAVSQLLALERQFEKKPQLKALYSDVMKDYMERGWLELVPPEEFKSPAYYMPHHGVLKESSTTTKLRVVYNASAKTSSGHSLNDLLLIGPSVQPDIAIILLQFRLAPFAMTADISKMYLQVLLDPSDSNFQRLVYRDSPQEPIRDYRIPRVCFGVASSPFLATRALIQLAQDYEKEFPLASSALRSNFYVDDCVVSASTLADAQEIQRQLKEVLRRGGFLLTKWSSNHPSLCPLPDQNPASGEVTVESPITSALGLSWDSSTDEFKTHAPVDVSKEVRTKRHISSCIARFYDPLGLWGPVIIEGKIMLQDLHELKKGWDVLVPPEYRKRWKDFVLRLQTIKDVSIPRWISCFQSPDRVELHTFCDASTRVYGVAVYIVTGSGDESCARLLLAKSRVAPLSQLTIPKLELCGATLAAETIAKFTDAVGPDAIHFWTDSTIVLHWIHSPPQSYKVFVAHRVQRIRKHSSPDQWRHVVSEENPADIISRGVSPSQLMDNSLWFEGPEWIRCPERSWPPPFNPTACPEANCFLIKAKEFVFGDLLRMFSSILKVQRIVAYCLRFTYKGPRPLPKTNLAITADEMERALLFLIKMDQQSSLPEVCAQLERSEALSREWKSLQSLALFLDRDGIIRVGGRLKNADEPFSTRHPVLLPRSLLTYRIVRHEHSKQLHAPPTLLLASVRQKFWPIAGRNLAKRVVHDCLKCYLKKPKPLDQLMGDLPDHRVNLYRPFQATGVDFAGPLNMISSATRGARSRKSGTQKVYIAIFVCMATKAAHLELVSSLSTEAFLAAFRRFAARRSTPRHIYSDCGKNFEGAANELIRLFNQEAAQQEIVNRTQDDGITWHFNPPASPHHGGLWEACVKSTKYHLVRATTSSALSYEEFHTILCQIESVLNSRPLCLLSDDPNERDYLTPGHFLVGAPGNAPPDPDLSHIPENRLSYWQHCQRRVQEFGRKWRLHYLNTLQQRPRWKIARENLKVDEVILLLDETREGSKWVLGQVKTIHPGTDGRVRVVSVRTSRGVYKRPITKIARLPQSTEDSSGLHQEAHVQTGEDVGVLV